A single region of the Changchengzhania lutea genome encodes:
- a CDS encoding helix-turn-helix domain-containing protein: MSHEPNIEDSFIDQIETIILENLCNEQFGVSELAETMNMSRSNLLRKIKKTTALSASQFIRQVRLKKSMQMLQETQLTVSEISYQVGFGSISYFIKCFREYYGHPPGEVGKGTLVEEKEPVQTHYFKRHQRQIIATSTLFLVLVISFFIFSKKETTKAVEIEKSIAVLPFKNESNNSSNLYFVNGLMESALNNLQKIEDLRVISRTSVEKYRHTNKSIPEIAEELDVNYLVEGSGQRVGDRVLLNIQLIDASTDTPIWVKQYNQKVVDVFDLQNEVAKKIADAIKAKVTAFEMEQIDKKPTENLLAYDYYLQALDPYNTRTMEGLEEAISLFEKAVEEDSQFALAYAYIAFSYYYIDLFQKQKQYTELINNNADKALLYNAKSAESLIAKAVYYMHIKEYRLALPHLEKALEYNPNSSAVVNMLSSLYANYIPNTAKYLTYALKGIQLDIAANDSITKSYIYLNLSNALIQNGFTEEASKYIDESLNYSPNNYFAPYVKAYILYARHRDIEQTKKALMLELQKDTTRLDILQEVAKLHYYQEDYDTAFLYYEKFVEARIESDLDIYPHEDIKIGLVYEKMGLDEKASEFFTSYADFCENDESIYKSVSVAALYAHEGKIDEAIEQLKVFATKSNYQYWLLLFMKMDPVFKPLKNHPEFNNVMQKIDERFWENHSQLKNTLEDQGLIK, translated from the coding sequence ATGTCACACGAACCAAATATTGAAGATAGTTTTATTGACCAGATAGAAACCATTATTCTAGAGAATCTTTGTAATGAACAATTTGGGGTTTCTGAACTTGCAGAAACCATGAACATGAGTCGTTCTAACTTGCTCAGAAAAATAAAGAAAACTACTGCACTCTCGGCAAGTCAATTTATTCGTCAGGTACGTTTAAAAAAGAGTATGCAAATGCTCCAAGAAACGCAATTAACAGTTTCTGAGATTTCATATCAGGTTGGCTTTGGAAGTATATCTTATTTTATTAAATGCTTTCGAGAGTATTATGGGCATCCACCTGGAGAGGTTGGAAAAGGGACATTGGTAGAAGAAAAAGAACCTGTTCAAACTCATTATTTTAAACGACATCAAAGACAAATAATTGCTACATCTACATTATTCTTAGTACTAGTAATATCATTTTTTATTTTCAGTAAAAAAGAAACAACTAAGGCTGTAGAAATTGAAAAGTCTATAGCGGTCTTACCTTTCAAAAATGAGAGCAATAATTCTTCAAACCTATATTTTGTTAATGGGCTTATGGAATCGGCCTTAAACAACCTTCAGAAAATAGAAGATTTACGGGTAATTAGTAGAACCTCGGTAGAGAAATACAGGCATACGAATAAGAGCATCCCTGAGATAGCCGAAGAACTGGATGTAAACTATCTCGTAGAAGGTAGTGGACAGCGTGTTGGAGATCGGGTTTTATTGAATATCCAATTGATAGACGCTTCAACGGATACTCCAATTTGGGTGAAGCAGTATAATCAAAAAGTTGTGGATGTGTTTGATTTACAAAATGAGGTGGCTAAGAAAATTGCTGATGCTATTAAGGCAAAGGTAACGGCTTTTGAAATGGAACAAATTGATAAAAAACCTACTGAGAACTTATTAGCTTATGATTATTACCTCCAAGCTCTTGATCCGTATAATACAAGAACAATGGAAGGATTAGAGGAAGCCATTTCACTATTTGAAAAGGCAGTTGAGGAAGATTCACAATTTGCGCTAGCCTATGCTTACATTGCTTTTTCATATTACTATATCGACTTATTCCAAAAGCAAAAACAATATACAGAGCTAATTAACAATAATGCAGATAAGGCTTTGTTATATAATGCTAAATCTGCCGAAAGTCTTATCGCAAAGGCAGTATATTACATGCATATCAAGGAGTATAGATTAGCACTGCCCCATCTGGAGAAGGCACTGGAATACAACCCTAATTCATCAGCTGTGGTTAATATGCTTTCTAGTTTATATGCCAATTACATTCCCAATACCGCAAAATATCTAACCTATGCCTTAAAAGGAATACAACTCGATATTGCTGCCAATGATTCCATTACCAAAAGTTATATCTATTTAAACCTAAGTAATGCGCTTATCCAAAATGGTTTTACTGAAGAAGCGAGCAAGTATATTGATGAGTCCCTAAATTATAGTCCCAATAATTATTTTGCTCCATATGTAAAAGCCTATATCCTGTATGCTAGACATAGAGATATTGAGCAAACTAAAAAAGCATTAATGTTAGAGTTACAAAAGGATACTACGCGTCTCGATATCCTACAAGAAGTGGCGAAATTGCATTATTATCAAGAGGATTATGATACAGCGTTTCTATATTATGAAAAGTTTGTTGAAGCTAGAATAGAATCCGATTTAGATATTTATCCTCATGAAGATATCAAGATTGGTTTGGTCTATGAAAAGATGGGATTAGATGAAAAGGCTTCTGAATTTTTTACTTCATATGCTGACTTTTGCGAAAATGATGAATCTATCTACAAGTCAGTTAGTGTTGCAGCGCTATATGCACATGAAGGTAAAATTGACGAAGCCATTGAGCAACTTAAGGTTTTTGCAACGAAAAGTAATTATCAATATTGGCTATTGTTATTTATGAAAATGGATCCAGTTTTTAAACCGCTAAAAAATCATCCAGAGTTTAATAACGTTATGCAAAAGATTGACGAACGCTTTTGGGAAAATCACTCGCAACTGAAAAACACACTAGAGGATCAAGGACTAATTAAATAG
- a CDS encoding multidrug effflux MFS transporter, protein MQKTQHKLQFEFVALMASLMSIVALSIDALLPALPEIGDAFGVTETSDNQLMITMIFLGLGFGQLIFGPLSDSFGRKPIVFFGFAVFFIASFICVSTKNFEIMILGRILQGIGLSSPRSLSISMIRDRYSGDYMAKILSIVVMFFILVPVVAPTLGQFLMTFFNWESIFYFNIMFGFLVMLWFWFRQDETLPKEKRITFTSHLFIDGVCEFFKYKEAVAFTFVSAFITGSFMVYLSTSQQIFQVQYNLADMFPYIFASLAVSVGLATYLNSVLVVKYGMMRMAYISAIAYATISLLYVILFWSGNNPSIAVLIGFFAMQFFAVGFLFGNLRALAMQPLGHIAGIGAAINGFISTVLAVPIANYIGSFVIDSVLPLFIGFSFFGVLSVLVFVVLKRNIKLINA, encoded by the coding sequence ATGCAAAAAACACAGCACAAGTTACAGTTTGAGTTCGTAGCATTAATGGCATCATTAATGTCCATCGTAGCGCTTTCTATAGATGCCTTACTCCCTGCTTTGCCTGAAATTGGCGATGCATTTGGCGTGACTGAAACCAGTGATAATCAACTAATGATTACTATGATATTTCTGGGTTTAGGTTTCGGACAGCTTATTTTTGGGCCTTTATCGGATAGTTTTGGAAGAAAGCCTATCGTATTCTTCGGATTTGCTGTGTTTTTTATAGCCAGTTTTATCTGTGTGTCGACAAAAAATTTCGAAATTATGATACTTGGACGAATTCTCCAGGGCATCGGACTTTCCTCTCCACGAAGTCTTAGTATATCCATGATTCGAGATCGATATAGTGGCGATTATATGGCTAAAATTTTATCTATTGTCGTTATGTTCTTTATCTTGGTTCCCGTGGTAGCACCTACCTTAGGGCAATTCTTAATGACTTTTTTCAATTGGGAATCTATATTTTACTTCAATATCATGTTTGGGTTTCTAGTCATGCTATGGTTTTGGTTTCGACAAGATGAAACACTTCCAAAGGAAAAGCGTATTACATTCACCTCACATTTATTTATAGATGGCGTATGCGAGTTTTTTAAATATAAGGAAGCTGTTGCCTTTACCTTTGTATCCGCATTCATCACCGGATCGTTTATGGTATATTTAAGTACATCTCAGCAGATATTTCAAGTCCAATACAATCTTGCAGATATGTTTCCCTATATATTTGCAAGTCTAGCAGTTTCGGTAGGATTAGCCACATATTTAAACAGCGTATTGGTTGTTAAATACGGTATGATGCGAATGGCTTATATATCTGCTATTGCTTACGCCACAATCTCCTTATTATACGTGATCTTGTTTTGGTCTGGAAACAATCCGAGCATTGCGGTACTTATTGGGTTTTTTGCGATGCAGTTCTTTGCAGTTGGTTTTCTCTTCGGAAACTTGAGAGCCTTAGCGATGCAACCTTTAGGACATATTGCTGGTATTGGCGCTGCTATAAATGGATTTATATCAACCGTTTTGGCCGTACCCATAGCAAATTATATTGGGAGTTTCGTAATCGATTCTGTCTTACCCTTATTTATTGGCTTTTCTTTTTTTGGAGTGTTATCGGTTTTAGTTTTTGTGGTTTTAAAGCGAAATATTAAACTGATAAACGCTTAG
- a CDS encoding DEAD/DEAH box helicase, whose translation MPFKKLIEPLDDALKVNGLEAPNKLQQKVLSRIKGGSSLFIVAPKGSGKTMTLVISVIQKLKKAFEDAPRALIFVKDKQAALELEELFNTYKRCTDLRVYSAYDEHNIDTQRDEIYIGTDIVIATPKRLNKIFFLNGINLNQLQMCIVEDAEFLFRNENFAEVNRTPQSIGKCQYLIFTSHFDTRFERWRESFMYNAQMVKV comes from the coding sequence ATGCCATTTAAAAAATTGATCGAACCCCTTGATGATGCCTTAAAAGTTAATGGGCTAGAAGCCCCTAATAAGTTGCAGCAAAAAGTTTTATCTAGAATTAAAGGAGGGAGTTCTTTGTTTATAGTCGCTCCTAAAGGTTCTGGGAAAACGATGACGCTTGTAATAAGTGTGATTCAAAAATTAAAAAAGGCTTTTGAGGACGCCCCAAGAGCACTGATATTTGTTAAAGACAAGCAAGCTGCTTTGGAGTTAGAGGAGCTTTTTAACACCTATAAACGTTGTACGGATTTAAGGGTGTATTCTGCATACGATGAGCATAACATAGATACCCAACGTGATGAGATTTATATTGGAACAGACATCGTTATTGCAACACCAAAACGGTTGAATAAAATATTCTTTTTGAACGGTATTAATTTGAACCAATTGCAAATGTGTATTGTAGAGGATGCTGAATTTCTATTTAGAAATGAAAATTTCGCCGAGGTTAACAGAACGCCACAGAGTATTGGGAAATGTCAATATTTAATATTCACATCACATTTTGATACCCGATTTGAGCGCTGGAGAGAGTCTTTTATGTACAATGCGCAGATGGTAAAAGTTTAA
- a CDS encoding pyridoxamine 5'-phosphate oxidase family protein: MNNTNLFDDNAIKKIKELAEDIDFTMMATQLGSKPFHAIPMSTKKVDDQGCIWFLSGKDSTHNAHIKADSNIMLIYSKPSDYSFMKVYADAEIVTDQSVLEDFYGKSDDMWFDGVQDPNLSAIKVTPIEAYYWEPKHNTFTTILKMGLSAITGDEPDISQHGKINP, translated from the coding sequence ATGAACAATACAAACTTATTCGATGATAACGCCATTAAAAAAATTAAGGAATTAGCAGAAGATATCGACTTCACTATGATGGCAACACAATTAGGGAGTAAACCCTTTCACGCGATTCCTATGAGCACAAAAAAAGTAGATGACCAAGGCTGCATTTGGTTTTTAAGTGGCAAAGACAGCACACATAATGCTCATATAAAAGCTGACAGTAACATTATGCTCATCTATTCAAAGCCAAGTGATTATTCATTTATGAAAGTTTATGCGGATGCTGAAATTGTTACAGATCAGTCTGTGTTGGAAGATTTCTATGGAAAAAGCGATGATATGTGGTTTGATGGTGTTCAAGACCCTAATCTTTCAGCCATTAAGGTCACCCCTATTGAAGCCTATTATTGGGAGCCAAAGCACAATACTTTCACTACAATATTAAAAATGGGATTGAGTGCTATTACAGGTGACGAACCAGATATTAGTCAACATGGAAAAATAAACCCTTAA
- a CDS encoding amidohydrolase family protein → MNFKFLHPMLMGILIIQTAFAQELTFEDYNPNSSLVVPGKIINKAKYPFIDIHGHQYRMPTQNLSPVIAAMDTLNMGIMVNLSGRSGEDLRKSVKNIADHYPNRFVVFANINFDGAGAVGWIDKTVNQLRADVENGARGLKVYKSLGMYSKDVEGKRLAIDDSRLDPIWKACGDMGIPVLIHSADPKLFWADFDGDNERWLELRTHPRRKRGATNPAPWEQIIAEQHNIFKKHPKTTFINAHMGWYANDLKTLGNLLDAMPNMNVGIGAIIAELGRQPRYARAFFVKYQDRILFGKDSWKPEELPTYFRVLESDDEYFPYHKKYHAFWAMYGLNLPDAILKKVYYKNALRIVPGLDKTLFPK, encoded by the coding sequence ATGAATTTCAAATTTTTACATCCTATGCTTATGGGTATATTAATAATTCAGACTGCTTTTGCACAAGAGTTAACCTTTGAAGATTATAATCCGAATTCATCTCTAGTAGTTCCAGGCAAGATTATAAACAAAGCGAAATATCCATTTATAGATATACATGGGCACCAGTACCGAATGCCTACCCAAAACCTGTCGCCAGTAATTGCCGCTATGGATACCTTAAATATGGGTATTATGGTAAATTTGAGTGGGCGCTCTGGTGAGGATTTAAGAAAGTCAGTTAAAAATATAGCGGATCACTATCCCAACCGTTTTGTAGTTTTTGCCAATATTAATTTTGATGGCGCTGGAGCAGTAGGTTGGATCGATAAAACAGTCAATCAACTTAGAGCAGATGTTGAAAATGGGGCACGGGGCTTAAAAGTTTACAAGAGCTTGGGCATGTATAGTAAAGATGTGGAAGGTAAGCGGTTGGCCATTGATGATTCCCGATTAGATCCCATTTGGAAGGCCTGCGGTGATATGGGAATCCCCGTTCTGATTCATTCAGCAGATCCAAAGTTGTTTTGGGCTGATTTTGATGGTGATAACGAGCGTTGGTTAGAACTCAGAACCCATCCGCGTAGAAAACGGGGTGCGACCAATCCGGCACCTTGGGAGCAGATTATTGCCGAACAACACAACATATTTAAAAAGCATCCAAAAACAACTTTTATAAATGCACATATGGGTTGGTACGCTAACGACTTAAAAACCTTAGGAAATCTGTTAGATGCTATGCCAAATATGAATGTTGGGATTGGTGCTATCATTGCCGAATTGGGAAGGCAACCACGCTACGCGAGGGCTTTTTTTGTTAAATATCAGGATCGCATTCTGTTTGGAAAAGATAGTTGGAAACCCGAGGAACTCCCTACCTATTTTAGAGTCCTTGAGAGTGATGATGAGTATTTTCCATATCATAAAAAATACCACGCGTTTTGGGCCATGTATGGTTTAAATTTGCCAGATGCTATTTTAAAGAAAGTTTACTACAAAAATGCGCTTCGTATTGTGCCAGGACTAGATAAAACCTTGTTTCCTAAATAA
- a CDS encoding C45 family autoproteolytic acyltransferase/hydolase, with translation MKFISTILLFLIVSGVWAQSPKLERSLKEVTFSRRGYELGFQHGKLLKIEIDDLVTKWKMNTTKAFGKDADIILKEFFKYANFTDAIKKWTPDLFKEIEGIANGSKQRFNDILVLNLLDEFWVYIDQLYNHHCTDIGVASIHGSPSYVAQNMDIESYTDGYQTLVRLEKTNESPEQLILTHPGLIALNGMNETGVGVVVNTIMQLSASTAGLPVAFIVRKIIDSTDKDDLLEFLTSVNHASGQNYIVGIRGEVFDFEASANQVIQYNPKNENGTVYHTNHPIVNNDLKPWYNQFNPNLEADEKPHSNNSYIRLSAVKKHVIDKMKITEEDIKNALRSKDDTMNPVCRSNQNNGRVFTFASTIMSLSGKPYLKITAGPPDESEYKRIDFTSE, from the coding sequence ATGAAATTTATATCAACCATCTTGCTATTTTTAATCGTCAGTGGGGTATGGGCGCAGTCCCCCAAACTTGAAAGAAGTCTTAAAGAAGTCACGTTCTCGAGGAGAGGTTATGAACTCGGTTTTCAACATGGGAAACTACTAAAGATTGAAATTGACGATTTGGTTACAAAATGGAAAATGAATACCACAAAAGCTTTTGGAAAAGATGCTGATATCATCCTGAAAGAATTTTTTAAATATGCCAATTTTACGGATGCTATTAAAAAATGGACACCAGATCTTTTTAAAGAAATTGAAGGTATAGCAAATGGGTCTAAACAGCGTTTTAATGATATTTTAGTTTTGAATTTATTAGATGAATTCTGGGTGTATATAGATCAGTTATATAACCATCACTGTACAGATATTGGCGTGGCTTCAATACATGGAAGTCCTAGTTATGTCGCTCAAAATATGGATATTGAAAGCTATACCGATGGTTATCAAACTTTGGTTAGACTAGAGAAAACTAATGAGAGCCCGGAACAGCTTATATTAACCCACCCTGGCCTAATAGCATTAAATGGTATGAATGAAACAGGTGTTGGTGTTGTGGTGAATACCATTATGCAATTAAGTGCATCCACAGCAGGGCTACCCGTCGCCTTTATAGTTAGAAAAATTATTGATAGTACTGATAAGGATGATTTATTAGAATTTTTGACTTCCGTAAATCATGCATCTGGGCAGAATTATATCGTAGGGATTCGTGGTGAGGTTTTCGATTTTGAAGCATCAGCAAACCAAGTGATACAGTATAATCCAAAAAATGAAAACGGTACGGTGTATCACACCAATCATCCCATTGTGAACAATGATTTAAAACCATGGTACAACCAGTTTAATCCCAACCTAGAGGCGGACGAAAAGCCACATTCAAACAATAGTTATATCAGATTATCTGCTGTTAAAAAACATGTTATTGATAAAATGAAAATCACAGAAGAAGACATTAAAAATGCCTTACGCTCTAAAGATGATACAATGAATCCCGTCTGCCGATCGAACCAAAACAATGGTAGAGTATTTACATTTGCATCTACAATTATGTCCTTAAGCGGAAAACCATATTTAAAAATCACAGCTGGTCCGCCTGACGAATCAGAGTACAAACGAATTGATTTTACTTCAGAATAA